One window of the Methanobrevibacter sp. genome contains the following:
- a CDS encoding NADH-dependent flavin oxidoreductase, protein MKDLFDNVDFGEFKLNSRIVRTGLWESEREQQGNLTPEIYNRYENIAASGVGLIITELYSLYPRDVFSKYSQTMNYTRFVREAKDLTDMVHVYDVPIFAQVGFVQFNKKAQQNMSVEDISIDDIRKIQTDYIIAAQKLDYAGFDGIQIALGNYYFLSRFINPYFNKRTDKYGGNTLNRLRIVLEMIKVIKQNTGLHINCRLNAFDIQKGGMTLDETIEIAKLLEKHGADSLQITRPRSPQYFSSENYEKKLLAMDSSRIIDNVDIPVIMGGGVKTQRQINNILNKTKVDFISMQRPFVADPSFLVDWQIEGDGEVKCRTCNNCYWKKTATCFIYRTPKLNVK, encoded by the coding sequence ATGAAAGATTTGTTTGATAATGTTGATTTCGGTGAATTTAAGTTAAACAGTAGAATTGTAAGAACAGGACTGTGGGAGTCCGAAAGGGAACAGCAGGGAAACCTTACTCCTGAAATATACAACCGTTATGAAAATATTGCAGCAAGCGGTGTCGGTTTAATCATAACAGAGCTCTATTCACTTTATCCCCGTGATGTTTTTTCCAAATATTCCCAGACAATGAACTACACACGTTTTGTACGTGAAGCAAAGGACCTGACTGACATGGTCCATGTATATGACGTTCCTATTTTTGCACAGGTCGGTTTTGTACAGTTCAACAAAAAGGCACAGCAGAATATGAGTGTCGAGGATATCTCCATTGATGATATAAGAAAGATCCAGACCGATTATATTATTGCAGCTCAGAAATTGGATTACGCCGGCTTTGACGGTATTCAAATAGCTTTGGGAAACTATTACTTTTTGTCAAGATTCATCAATCCGTACTTCAACAAGAGAACCGACAAGTATGGGGGCAATACATTAAACCGTTTGAGAATTGTTCTTGAGATGATTAAGGTCATCAAGCAGAACACTGGCCTGCATATCAACTGCAGATTGAACGCCTTTGATATTCAAAAGGGAGGAATGACACTTGATGAAACAATAGAGATTGCAAAACTTCTCGAAAAGCATGGTGCTGATTCACTTCAGATTACCCGTCCACGTTCACCACAGTATTTTTCAAGCGAGAATTATGAAAAAAAGTTGCTGGCTATGGATTCAAGCAGAATTATTGACAATGTGGATATTCCAGTCATTATGGGTGGTGGAGTCAAGACCCAAAGACAGATTAATAACATATTAAACAAAACCAAGGTTGATTTCATTTCCATGCAAAGGCCTTTCGTTGCTGACCCGAGTTTCCTTGTTGACTGGCAGATTGAGGGAGACGGTGAGGTTAAGTGCAGAACATGCAACAACTGTTACTGGAAAAAAACAGCTACCTGTTTCATATACAGAACACCTAAATTAAATGTAAAATAG